In Liquorilactobacillus hordei DSM 19519, the following proteins share a genomic window:
- a CDS encoding integrase core domain-containing protein, giving the protein MTGGLIIHTDLGSQYTSDDYNQRLTELHIRHSYSRKGCPYDNAPMESFHASLKKECVYPVPVFEDYETAAAVLFEYVHAFYNRKRIHSSLGYQPPLQVEIATLTSQMAA; this is encoded by the coding sequence ATTACTGGGGGCCTGATTATCCATACGGATTTAGGATCACAGTATACCAGCGATGATTACAACCAACGTTTAACTGAACTACATATCCGCCACTCATACAGCCGTAAGGGTTGTCCGTATGATAATGCGCCAATGGAATCCTTTCACGCTTCCCTCAAAAAGGAATGTGTTTATCCAGTGCCGGTCTTTGAAGATTATGAAACTGCCGCTGCCGTCCTTTTTGAATATGTGCACGCTTTCTACAATAGGAAGAGAATTCATAGTTCACTGGGCTACCAGCCCCCCTTACAAGTTGAAATTGCAACACTTACGAGCCAAATGGCCGCCTGA
- a CDS encoding IS3 family transposase — protein sequence MCRILGVSRAQYYRYRSPKPSKRRAEDAGLKQRILRIFAEFKQRYGVMKIHHELNLELQPLQLRCSPRRISRLMKELDIHSVTVNKWKAASASKTKVEQRPNLLKQDFSTTGLN from the coding sequence ATGTGCCGAATCCTCGGTGTTTCCAGAGCTCAGTATTATCGTTATCGATCCCCCAAACCTTCAAAACGCCGGGCCGAAGATGCGGGCTTGAAACAACGGATTCTGCGGATCTTTGCGGAATTTAAGCAGCGATACGGTGTTATGAAGATCCACCATGAATTGAATCTGGAACTTCAACCACTGCAGCTTCGGTGCAGTCCACGACGGATTTCCCGGCTCATGAAGGAACTGGATATCCACTCCGTTACCGTCAATAAGTGGAAAGCGGCTTCGGCTTCCAAAACCAAGGTTGAACAGCGTCCCAACTTGCTTAAGCAGGATTTCTCGACCACTGGTTTAAATTAA
- a CDS encoding IS3 family transposase produces the protein MPTRYDKEFKQNIINLYKQGESAAQLAREYGIGYSTVHKWIQGQAKTQSGKLPDEIKAMEKRLASLSEENESLKKALGFLAQK, from the coding sequence ATGCCAACTCGTTACGACAAAGAATTCAAACAAAACATTATCAACCTATATAAGCAAGGCGAATCAGCTGCCCAACTGGCCAGAGAATATGGCATTGGCTATTCAACAGTTCATAAGTGGATCCAGGGCCAGGCCAAAACTCAATCCGGTAAATTGCCAGACGAAATCAAAGCGATGGAAAAGCGACTGGCTTCGCTGTCTGAGGAGAACGAAAGCCTAAAAAAAGCCCTGGGCTTCCTTGCGCAGAAGTAA
- a CDS encoding site-specific integrase, translating into MENTMEKSKISNAFDSFIDTRRTLSTKRKYRFCVDKFFINLFGVDTNHITKELILKINYGLVFRDFIKVERAKGVKDSTIATNLHIVSSFFDHLGKENVYPDINIVKIKRDYLNTNVLIDDIEHINPMSKKDLDNLEKWLVDKQYKSNDNRIGEKYAMLVDFMFVTAIRSTATFKIKWDQFQVIEWSGAKFAKLIVTDKGVKKNTKFLPYQYYQRMVDVLYKGDDNEYIFSDLNKNNLVHYMDQFSVEFDKKITPHSLKVGAGTYVYSITKDIVKTSRFLDHESVETTMKYIRDNGNPNESGSVIASRNNDYEKLKDLSNEQLLSIISRRDELKNIIYTEVIQLGYIKE; encoded by the coding sequence ATGGAAAACACAATGGAAAAATCAAAAATATCCAATGCTTTTGATAGTTTTATTGATACTCGAAGAACATTAAGCACGAAAAGAAAATACAGGTTTTGTGTTGATAAGTTTTTTATTAATTTGTTTGGAGTAGATACAAACCATATTACAAAAGAACTTATTCTCAAAATAAATTATGGCTTAGTTTTCAGAGACTTTATCAAAGTGGAGAGAGCAAAAGGAGTTAAAGATTCAACCATTGCCACAAACCTCCATATTGTTTCATCGTTCTTTGATCATTTGGGGAAAGAAAATGTTTATCCTGATATCAACATTGTTAAGATTAAAAGAGACTATTTGAACACTAATGTATTAATAGACGACATAGAACATATTAATCCTATGAGTAAAAAGGACTTAGATAATCTTGAAAAATGGTTGGTTGATAAACAATACAAGTCCAATGATAATAGAATTGGTGAAAAATATGCCATGTTAGTTGATTTTATGTTTGTGACTGCAATTCGTAGCACAGCTACATTCAAAATCAAGTGGGATCAATTTCAAGTCATAGAATGGAGTGGGGCTAAATTTGCGAAATTAATAGTAACAGATAAAGGGGTAAAAAAGAATACTAAATTCTTGCCATATCAATACTATCAGAGAATGGTTGATGTTTTATATAAGGGCGATGATAATGAATATATTTTTAGCGACTTGAATAAAAATAACTTAGTTCATTATATGGATCAGTTTAGTGTAGAGTTCGACAAGAAGATTACACCTCATTCATTAAAGGTTGGTGCGGGTACTTATGTTTACTCAATTACAAAAGATATCGTAAAGACATCAAGGTTTCTTGATCATGAGAGTGTTGAGACAACAATGAAGTACATTCGTGACAATGGAAATCCAAATGAATCTGGGAGCGTAATAGCAAGTCGTAATAATGATTATGAGAAATTAAAAGATTTATCAAATGAACAATTGCTTTCGATTATTAGCAGACGAGATGAATTAAAAAATATTATTTATACAGAAGTAATACAGCTTGGTTATATTAAGGAATAG
- a CDS encoding HigA family addiction module antitoxin, with protein MEKIPTPKMSEILKEEFMQPLNLTAYSLAKNINVPISRIQAILHDRRKITVDTSVRLGRFFGMSDQYFLNIQNDIDIRNAKNDNSEDYDSIKVFQSSC; from the coding sequence ATGGAGAAAATTCCAACACCAAAAATGAGCGAAATTTTAAAAGAAGAATTTATGCAACCATTGAATCTAACTGCATATTCCTTAGCGAAAAATATAAATGTTCCTATATCTAGAATTCAAGCTATATTACATGATCGTAGAAAAATTACGGTAGATACATCGGTAAGGTTGGGAAGATTCTTTGGTATGTCCGATCAATATTTCTTGAATATACAGAACGATATTGATATAAGGAATGCAAAAAATGATAATAGTGAAGATTATGATAGTATAAAAGTCTTTCAATCCTCGTGCTAG
- a CDS encoding type II toxin-antitoxin system RelE/ParE family toxin, whose translation MIKNFADKETEKIYTGKFSKKLPENIQKRALIKLMMMESSMNINDLRVPPSNHLEKLVGNREGQYSIAINDQYRICFTLEDVNNFCDVEIVDYH comes from the coding sequence ATGATAAAGAATTTTGCCGACAAGGAAACAGAAAAAATATACACTGGTAAATTTTCAAAAAAGCTGCCAGAAAATATTCAGAAGAGAGCTTTAATCAAACTCATGATGATGGAAAGCTCAATGAACATTAATGATTTACGTGTGCCACCATCGAACCACTTAGAAAAATTGGTGGGAAATAGAGAGGGGCAATACAGCATAGCAATTAATGATCAATATAGAATTTGTTTTACACTTGAAGATGTAAATAATTTCTGTGATGTAGAGATAGTAGACTATCATTAA